A portion of the Hylaeus volcanicus isolate JK05 unplaced genomic scaffold, UHH_iyHylVolc1.0_haploid 12237, whole genome shotgun sequence genome contains these proteins:
- the LOC128883627 gene encoding uncharacterized protein LOC128883627 isoform X6, protein MQSCRECKGSTCLIRSNGKHSILLDSTHDGKEILCKPFLPPFHIIRCDEDVEKIKTKTYGTRISTFLDSLLNPPTEEIHLQASPLNPLEEIEPFVLWTPPQDVSSIPTEMRGLYKGCIIVDPILTKHLRAHQRIGVQFLFNCLMGLTTVPSHLCASLIETPLSGCILADDMGLGKTLQCITILYTLLHQGFDSTPGLKNEKTKIVATIASLKASKKLLLSGTPVQNSLDELFTLSSLCISESIIGNASFFRRKYTIPILSGQQMDATENAKKESQKKFEELSYFTSIYILRRTNNLLQEHLPSKTIYAIFCRMSENQKNLYTQTCNIVRKTTNLSLNEKNWSPRVLAAIQNLMKICNHPALIEKKNESSRISTKNLRRTNNSFDVHKSGKLFFLLNLLINIRCTTWVNSQEGDRVVIISNFTQTLDLIETLLENLQLSFLRLDGTTSIKHRHDSVTKFNQPSNNYFAFLLSSKAGGCGINLIGANRLILFDPDWNPAQDKQVKIRLFAIISFDSLVQALARIWREGQKKQCYVYRLFATGTIEERILERQVTKDNLADVVAISEGESLVTCNNSCTERPDAAQNLFVYDSHTTSIIHAKFCMKETCSTEDSSQQLLNETDLSTWSHHTDGTKIEDAVLKKTLKETVFLENKITVVSFVMSFHIGLH, encoded by the exons ATGCAAAGTTGTCGTGAATGCAAAGGGTCTACTTGTTTAATACGTTCGAACGGAAAACATAGTATACTACTAGACAGCACTCACGACGGTAAGGAAATTTTGTGCAAACCATTTCTGCCACCATTTCATATTATTCGATGTGATGAGGacgtggaaaaaattaaaacaaag ACGTATGGAACGAGAATCTCGACATTTCTTGATTCGTTGTTAAATCCCCCAACCGaagaaatacatttacaaGCAAGTCCATTGAACCCTTTGGAAGAGATTGAACCATTTGTGTTATGGACGCCCCCGCAAGACGTTTCCAGCATTCCTACCGAGATGAGAGGATTATATAAAGGGTGTATCATAGTGGATCCTATATTGACAAA ACATTTACGAGCTCATCAACGTATCGGagtacaatttctttttaactgtCTGATGGGATTAACCACTGTTCCTTCCCATCTATGCGCAAGTCTTATAGAAACACCACTTAGTGGTTGCATTCTTGCAGACGATATGG GGCTTGGAAAAACCTTACAGTGTATAACGATTTTGTATACTCTTTTACATCAAGGCTTTGATAGTACTCCCG ggttgaaaaatgaaaaaaccaAAATCGTTGCAACCATCGCTTCATTAAAAGCATCTAAGAAATTGCTTTTATCGGGAACACCTGTCCAG AATTCTTTAGACGAATTATTCACCTTATCTTCTTTATGCATTTCGGAATCTATAATAGGAAATGCTTCATTTTTTCGAAGAAAGTATACA attCCAATTCTTTCTGGTCAACAAATGGACGCAACGGAAAATGCTAAAAAAGAAAgccaaaaaaaatttgaagaactTTCCTACTTTACAagcatttatatattaagacgAACCAATAATCTTCTTCAGGAACATCTTCCCAGCAAAACTATCTAT GCCATATTTTGTCGAATGTcagaaaatcaaaaaaatcTTTACACTCAAACTTGTAATATCGTTAGAAAAACTACAAACCTATccttaaatgaaaaaaattggagTCCTCGAGTTCTGGCGGCCATTCAA aaccttatgaaaatttgtaaccACCCAGCTCtcattgagaaaaaaaatgaatcgtcAAGAATTTCCACGAAGAATTTAAGACGGACAAACAATTCATTTGATGTTCACAAATCaggaaaacttttttttttgttaaa TCTTTTAATCAATATACGGTGCACTACCTGGGTCAACAGCCAAGAGGGTGATAGAGTTGTCATTATATCGAATTTTACTCAAACACTGGATTTAATAGAGACcttacttgaaaatttacaaCTGTCTTTTTTAAGACTTGATGGAACTACGAGTATTAAACATCGCCATGACTCGGTGACT AAATTTAACCAACCCTCCAATAACTACTTTGCTTTCCTCCTTTCAAGCAAAGCAGGTGGatgtggaattaatttaattggtGCAAAcagattaattttgtttgaccCTGACTGGAATCCTGCCCAAGATAAACAAGTCAAAATTAGgctttttgcaataatttctttcgattccTTGGTTCAGGCTTTGGCAAGAATTTGGAGGGAAGGACAAAAGAAACAGTGCTATGTCTATCGTTTGTTTGCAACTGGAACTATAGAGGAAAGAATTCTTGAG cgACAAGTTACCAAAGATAACCTTGCTGACGTGGTTGCTATATCTGAAGGAGAATCACTTGTTACGTGTAACAATTCTTG CACTGAAAGGCCAGATGCCGCTCAGAATCTTTTTGTTTATGATTCGCATACAACTTCGATTATTCACGCTAAATTTTGCATGAAGGAAACGTGCTCTACTGAAGACTCCAGTCAGCAATTATTGAACGAAACAG acCTCTCTACATGGTCTCATCATACAGATGGGACAAAAATTGAAGACgccgttttaaaaaaaaccctaaaagaaacagtttttttagaaaacaaaataacagtTGTGTCTTTTGTAATGTCGTTTCATATTGGTTTGCACTAG
- the LOC128883627 gene encoding uncharacterized protein LOC128883627 isoform X4, with translation MQSCRECKGSTCLIRSNGKHSILLDSTHDGKEILCKPFLPPFHIIRCDEDVEKIKTKTYGTRISTFLDSLLNPPTEEIHLQASPLNPLEEIEPFVLWTPPQDVSSIPTEMRGLYKGCIIVDPILTKHLRAHQRIGVQFLFNCLMGLTTVPSHLCASLIETPLSGCILADDMGLGKTLQCITILYTLLHQGFDSTPAVRKSLIVTPASLVRNWASELDKWLGDKCKYTVITSSSKDHVVSTYKCFQYDYQVIAFFFTFANINKKSFQSRILITSYESLRLYSEHLHGCHVDMVICDEAHRLKNEKTKIVATIASLKASKKLLLSGTPVQNSLDELFTLSSLCISESIIGNASFFRRKYTIPILSGQQMDATENAKKESQKKFEELSYFTSIYILRRTNNLLQEHLPSKTIYAIFCRMSENQKNLYTQTCNIVRKTTNLSLNEKNWSPRVLAAIQNLMKICNHPALIEKKNESSRISTKNLRRTNNSFDVHKSGKLFFLLNLLINIRCTTWVNSQEETLLENLQLSFLRLDGTTSIKHRHDSVTKFNQPSNNYFAFLLSSKAGGCGINLIGANRLILFDPDWNPAQDKQVKIRLFAIISFDSLVQALARIWREGQKKQCYVYRLFATGTIEERILERQVTKDNLADVVAISEGESLVTCNNSCTERPDAAQNLFVYDSHTTSIIHAKFCMKETCSTEDSSQQLLNETDLSTWSHHTDGTKIEDAVLKKTLKETVFLENKITVVSFVMSFHIGLH, from the exons ATGCAAAGTTGTCGTGAATGCAAAGGGTCTACTTGTTTAATACGTTCGAACGGAAAACATAGTATACTACTAGACAGCACTCACGACGGTAAGGAAATTTTGTGCAAACCATTTCTGCCACCATTTCATATTATTCGATGTGATGAGGacgtggaaaaaattaaaacaaag ACGTATGGAACGAGAATCTCGACATTTCTTGATTCGTTGTTAAATCCCCCAACCGaagaaatacatttacaaGCAAGTCCATTGAACCCTTTGGAAGAGATTGAACCATTTGTGTTATGGACGCCCCCGCAAGACGTTTCCAGCATTCCTACCGAGATGAGAGGATTATATAAAGGGTGTATCATAGTGGATCCTATATTGACAAA ACATTTACGAGCTCATCAACGTATCGGagtacaatttctttttaactgtCTGATGGGATTAACCACTGTTCCTTCCCATCTATGCGCAAGTCTTATAGAAACACCACTTAGTGGTTGCATTCTTGCAGACGATATGG GGCTTGGAAAAACCTTACAGTGTATAACGATTTTGTATACTCTTTTACATCAAGGCTTTGATAGTACTCCCG CAGTTAGAAAATCATTGATTGTCACGCCTGCTTCTTTAGTTCGAAACTG GGCATCGGAATTAGATAAATGGCTTGGCGACAAGTGTAAATATACTGTTATAACAAGTAGTTCAAAAGATCATGTCGTCTCAACGTATAAATGTTTTCAGTATGATTATCAAGTaatcgcatttttttttacttttgctaacatcaataaaaaatcattCCAGTCACGAATTCTTATTACTTCTTATGAGTCACTGCGTCTTTATTCGGAGCATCTTCATGGGTGCCATGTTGATATGGTTATTTGTGATGAAGCGCATC ggttgaaaaatgaaaaaaccaAAATCGTTGCAACCATCGCTTCATTAAAAGCATCTAAGAAATTGCTTTTATCGGGAACACCTGTCCAG AATTCTTTAGACGAATTATTCACCTTATCTTCTTTATGCATTTCGGAATCTATAATAGGAAATGCTTCATTTTTTCGAAGAAAGTATACA attCCAATTCTTTCTGGTCAACAAATGGACGCAACGGAAAATGCTAAAAAAGAAAgccaaaaaaaatttgaagaactTTCCTACTTTACAagcatttatatattaagacgAACCAATAATCTTCTTCAGGAACATCTTCCCAGCAAAACTATCTAT GCCATATTTTGTCGAATGTcagaaaatcaaaaaaatcTTTACACTCAAACTTGTAATATCGTTAGAAAAACTACAAACCTATccttaaatgaaaaaaattggagTCCTCGAGTTCTGGCGGCCATTCAA aaccttatgaaaatttgtaaccACCCAGCTCtcattgagaaaaaaaatgaatcgtcAAGAATTTCCACGAAGAATTTAAGACGGACAAACAATTCATTTGATGTTCACAAATCaggaaaacttttttttttgttaaa TCTTTTAATCAATATACGGTGCACTACCTGGGTCAACAGCCAAGAGG AGACcttacttgaaaatttacaaCTGTCTTTTTTAAGACTTGATGGAACTACGAGTATTAAACATCGCCATGACTCGGTGACT AAATTTAACCAACCCTCCAATAACTACTTTGCTTTCCTCCTTTCAAGCAAAGCAGGTGGatgtggaattaatttaattggtGCAAAcagattaattttgtttgaccCTGACTGGAATCCTGCCCAAGATAAACAAGTCAAAATTAGgctttttgcaataatttctttcgattccTTGGTTCAGGCTTTGGCAAGAATTTGGAGGGAAGGACAAAAGAAACAGTGCTATGTCTATCGTTTGTTTGCAACTGGAACTATAGAGGAAAGAATTCTTGAG cgACAAGTTACCAAAGATAACCTTGCTGACGTGGTTGCTATATCTGAAGGAGAATCACTTGTTACGTGTAACAATTCTTG CACTGAAAGGCCAGATGCCGCTCAGAATCTTTTTGTTTATGATTCGCATACAACTTCGATTATTCACGCTAAATTTTGCATGAAGGAAACGTGCTCTACTGAAGACTCCAGTCAGCAATTATTGAACGAAACAG acCTCTCTACATGGTCTCATCATACAGATGGGACAAAAATTGAAGACgccgttttaaaaaaaaccctaaaagaaacagtttttttagaaaacaaaataacagtTGTGTCTTTTGTAATGTCGTTTCATATTGGTTTGCACTAG
- the LOC128883627 gene encoding uncharacterized protein LOC128883627 isoform X1, translating to MQSCRECKGSTCLIRSNGKHSILLDSTHDGKEILCKPFLPPFHIIRCDEDVEKIKTKTYGTRISTFLDSLLNPPTEEIHLQASPLNPLEEIEPFVLWTPPQDVSSIPTEMRGLYKGCIIVDPILTKHLRAHQRIGVQFLFNCLMGLTTVPSHLCASLIETPLSGCILADDMGLGKTLQCITILYTLLHQGFDSTPAVRKSLIVTPASLVRNWASELDKWLGDKCKYTVITSSSKDHVVSTYKCFQYDYQVIAFFFTFANINKKSFQSRILITSYESLRLYSEHLHGCHVDMVICDEAHRLKNEKTKIVATIASLKASKKLLLSGTPVQNSLDELFTLSSLCISESIIGNASFFRRKYTIPILSGQQMDATENAKKESQKKFEELSYFTSIYILRRTNNLLQEHLPSKTIYAIFCRMSENQKNLYTQTCNIVRKTTNLSLNEKNWSPRVLAAIQNLMKICNHPALIEKKNESSRISTKNLRRTNNSFDVHKSGKLFFLLNLLINIRCTTWVNSQEGDRVVIISNFTQTLDLIETLLENLQLSFLRLDGTTSIKHRHDSVTKFNQPSNNYFAFLLSSKAGGCGINLIGANRLILFDPDWNPAQDKQVKIRLFAIISFDSLVQALARIWREGQKKQCYVYRLFATGTIEERILERQVTKDNLADVVAISEGESLVTCNNSCTERPDAAQNLFVYDSHTTSIIHAKFCMKETCSTEDSSQQLLNETDLSTWSHHTDGTKIEDAVLKKTLKETVFLENKITVVSFVMSFHIGLH from the exons ATGCAAAGTTGTCGTGAATGCAAAGGGTCTACTTGTTTAATACGTTCGAACGGAAAACATAGTATACTACTAGACAGCACTCACGACGGTAAGGAAATTTTGTGCAAACCATTTCTGCCACCATTTCATATTATTCGATGTGATGAGGacgtggaaaaaattaaaacaaag ACGTATGGAACGAGAATCTCGACATTTCTTGATTCGTTGTTAAATCCCCCAACCGaagaaatacatttacaaGCAAGTCCATTGAACCCTTTGGAAGAGATTGAACCATTTGTGTTATGGACGCCCCCGCAAGACGTTTCCAGCATTCCTACCGAGATGAGAGGATTATATAAAGGGTGTATCATAGTGGATCCTATATTGACAAA ACATTTACGAGCTCATCAACGTATCGGagtacaatttctttttaactgtCTGATGGGATTAACCACTGTTCCTTCCCATCTATGCGCAAGTCTTATAGAAACACCACTTAGTGGTTGCATTCTTGCAGACGATATGG GGCTTGGAAAAACCTTACAGTGTATAACGATTTTGTATACTCTTTTACATCAAGGCTTTGATAGTACTCCCG CAGTTAGAAAATCATTGATTGTCACGCCTGCTTCTTTAGTTCGAAACTG GGCATCGGAATTAGATAAATGGCTTGGCGACAAGTGTAAATATACTGTTATAACAAGTAGTTCAAAAGATCATGTCGTCTCAACGTATAAATGTTTTCAGTATGATTATCAAGTaatcgcatttttttttacttttgctaacatcaataaaaaatcattCCAGTCACGAATTCTTATTACTTCTTATGAGTCACTGCGTCTTTATTCGGAGCATCTTCATGGGTGCCATGTTGATATGGTTATTTGTGATGAAGCGCATC ggttgaaaaatgaaaaaaccaAAATCGTTGCAACCATCGCTTCATTAAAAGCATCTAAGAAATTGCTTTTATCGGGAACACCTGTCCAG AATTCTTTAGACGAATTATTCACCTTATCTTCTTTATGCATTTCGGAATCTATAATAGGAAATGCTTCATTTTTTCGAAGAAAGTATACA attCCAATTCTTTCTGGTCAACAAATGGACGCAACGGAAAATGCTAAAAAAGAAAgccaaaaaaaatttgaagaactTTCCTACTTTACAagcatttatatattaagacgAACCAATAATCTTCTTCAGGAACATCTTCCCAGCAAAACTATCTAT GCCATATTTTGTCGAATGTcagaaaatcaaaaaaatcTTTACACTCAAACTTGTAATATCGTTAGAAAAACTACAAACCTATccttaaatgaaaaaaattggagTCCTCGAGTTCTGGCGGCCATTCAA aaccttatgaaaatttgtaaccACCCAGCTCtcattgagaaaaaaaatgaatcgtcAAGAATTTCCACGAAGAATTTAAGACGGACAAACAATTCATTTGATGTTCACAAATCaggaaaacttttttttttgttaaa TCTTTTAATCAATATACGGTGCACTACCTGGGTCAACAGCCAAGAGGGTGATAGAGTTGTCATTATATCGAATTTTACTCAAACACTGGATTTAATAGAGACcttacttgaaaatttacaaCTGTCTTTTTTAAGACTTGATGGAACTACGAGTATTAAACATCGCCATGACTCGGTGACT AAATTTAACCAACCCTCCAATAACTACTTTGCTTTCCTCCTTTCAAGCAAAGCAGGTGGatgtggaattaatttaattggtGCAAAcagattaattttgtttgaccCTGACTGGAATCCTGCCCAAGATAAACAAGTCAAAATTAGgctttttgcaataatttctttcgattccTTGGTTCAGGCTTTGGCAAGAATTTGGAGGGAAGGACAAAAGAAACAGTGCTATGTCTATCGTTTGTTTGCAACTGGAACTATAGAGGAAAGAATTCTTGAG cgACAAGTTACCAAAGATAACCTTGCTGACGTGGTTGCTATATCTGAAGGAGAATCACTTGTTACGTGTAACAATTCTTG CACTGAAAGGCCAGATGCCGCTCAGAATCTTTTTGTTTATGATTCGCATACAACTTCGATTATTCACGCTAAATTTTGCATGAAGGAAACGTGCTCTACTGAAGACTCCAGTCAGCAATTATTGAACGAAACAG acCTCTCTACATGGTCTCATCATACAGATGGGACAAAAATTGAAGACgccgttttaaaaaaaaccctaaaagaaacagtttttttagaaaacaaaataacagtTGTGTCTTTTGTAATGTCGTTTCATATTGGTTTGCACTAG
- the LOC128883627 gene encoding uncharacterized protein LOC128883627 isoform X3 codes for MQSCRECKGSTCLIRSNGKHSILLDSTHDGKEILCKPFLPPFHIIRCDEDVEKIKTKTYGTRISTFLDSLLNPPTEEIHLQASPLNPLEEIEPFVLWTPPQDVSSIPTEMRGLYKGCIIVDPILTKHLRAHQRIGVQFLFNCLMGLTTVPSHLCASLIETPLSGCILADDMGLGKTLQCITILYTLLHQGFDSTPAVRKSLIVTPASLVRNWASELDKWLGDKCKYTVITSSSKDHVVSTYKCFQYDYQSRILITSYESLRLYSEHLHGCHVDMVICDEAHRLKNEKTKIVATIASLKASKKLLLSGTPVQNSLDELFTLSSLCISESIIGNASFFRRKYTIPILSGQQMDATENAKKESQKKFEELSYFTSIYILRRTNNLLQEHLPSKTIYAIFCRMSENQKNLYTQTCNIVRKTTNLSLNEKNWSPRVLAAIQNLMKICNHPALIEKKNESSRISTKNLRRTNNSFDVHKSGKLFFLLNLLINIRCTTWVNSQEGDRVVIISNFTQTLDLIETLLENLQLSFLRLDGTTSIKHRHDSVTKFNQPSNNYFAFLLSSKAGGCGINLIGANRLILFDPDWNPAQDKQVKIRLFAIISFDSLVQALARIWREGQKKQCYVYRLFATGTIEERILERQVTKDNLADVVAISEGESLVTCNNSCTERPDAAQNLFVYDSHTTSIIHAKFCMKETCSTEDSSQQLLNETDLSTWSHHTDGTKIEDAVLKKTLKETVFLENKITVVSFVMSFHIGLH; via the exons ATGCAAAGTTGTCGTGAATGCAAAGGGTCTACTTGTTTAATACGTTCGAACGGAAAACATAGTATACTACTAGACAGCACTCACGACGGTAAGGAAATTTTGTGCAAACCATTTCTGCCACCATTTCATATTATTCGATGTGATGAGGacgtggaaaaaattaaaacaaag ACGTATGGAACGAGAATCTCGACATTTCTTGATTCGTTGTTAAATCCCCCAACCGaagaaatacatttacaaGCAAGTCCATTGAACCCTTTGGAAGAGATTGAACCATTTGTGTTATGGACGCCCCCGCAAGACGTTTCCAGCATTCCTACCGAGATGAGAGGATTATATAAAGGGTGTATCATAGTGGATCCTATATTGACAAA ACATTTACGAGCTCATCAACGTATCGGagtacaatttctttttaactgtCTGATGGGATTAACCACTGTTCCTTCCCATCTATGCGCAAGTCTTATAGAAACACCACTTAGTGGTTGCATTCTTGCAGACGATATGG GGCTTGGAAAAACCTTACAGTGTATAACGATTTTGTATACTCTTTTACATCAAGGCTTTGATAGTACTCCCG CAGTTAGAAAATCATTGATTGTCACGCCTGCTTCTTTAGTTCGAAACTG GGCATCGGAATTAGATAAATGGCTTGGCGACAAGTGTAAATATACTGTTATAACAAGTAGTTCAAAAGATCATGTCGTCTCAACGTATAAATGTTTTCAGTATGATTATCAA TCACGAATTCTTATTACTTCTTATGAGTCACTGCGTCTTTATTCGGAGCATCTTCATGGGTGCCATGTTGATATGGTTATTTGTGATGAAGCGCATC ggttgaaaaatgaaaaaaccaAAATCGTTGCAACCATCGCTTCATTAAAAGCATCTAAGAAATTGCTTTTATCGGGAACACCTGTCCAG AATTCTTTAGACGAATTATTCACCTTATCTTCTTTATGCATTTCGGAATCTATAATAGGAAATGCTTCATTTTTTCGAAGAAAGTATACA attCCAATTCTTTCTGGTCAACAAATGGACGCAACGGAAAATGCTAAAAAAGAAAgccaaaaaaaatttgaagaactTTCCTACTTTACAagcatttatatattaagacgAACCAATAATCTTCTTCAGGAACATCTTCCCAGCAAAACTATCTAT GCCATATTTTGTCGAATGTcagaaaatcaaaaaaatcTTTACACTCAAACTTGTAATATCGTTAGAAAAACTACAAACCTATccttaaatgaaaaaaattggagTCCTCGAGTTCTGGCGGCCATTCAA aaccttatgaaaatttgtaaccACCCAGCTCtcattgagaaaaaaaatgaatcgtcAAGAATTTCCACGAAGAATTTAAGACGGACAAACAATTCATTTGATGTTCACAAATCaggaaaacttttttttttgttaaa TCTTTTAATCAATATACGGTGCACTACCTGGGTCAACAGCCAAGAGGGTGATAGAGTTGTCATTATATCGAATTTTACTCAAACACTGGATTTAATAGAGACcttacttgaaaatttacaaCTGTCTTTTTTAAGACTTGATGGAACTACGAGTATTAAACATCGCCATGACTCGGTGACT AAATTTAACCAACCCTCCAATAACTACTTTGCTTTCCTCCTTTCAAGCAAAGCAGGTGGatgtggaattaatttaattggtGCAAAcagattaattttgtttgaccCTGACTGGAATCCTGCCCAAGATAAACAAGTCAAAATTAGgctttttgcaataatttctttcgattccTTGGTTCAGGCTTTGGCAAGAATTTGGAGGGAAGGACAAAAGAAACAGTGCTATGTCTATCGTTTGTTTGCAACTGGAACTATAGAGGAAAGAATTCTTGAG cgACAAGTTACCAAAGATAACCTTGCTGACGTGGTTGCTATATCTGAAGGAGAATCACTTGTTACGTGTAACAATTCTTG CACTGAAAGGCCAGATGCCGCTCAGAATCTTTTTGTTTATGATTCGCATACAACTTCGATTATTCACGCTAAATTTTGCATGAAGGAAACGTGCTCTACTGAAGACTCCAGTCAGCAATTATTGAACGAAACAG acCTCTCTACATGGTCTCATCATACAGATGGGACAAAAATTGAAGACgccgttttaaaaaaaaccctaaaagaaacagtttttttagaaaacaaaataacagtTGTGTCTTTTGTAATGTCGTTTCATATTGGTTTGCACTAG